From a region of the Mycobacterium sp. SMC-8 genome:
- the rsmH gene encoding 16S rRNA (cytosine(1402)-N(4))-methyltransferase RsmH — protein MTHSATFSDLATGPQARAVRPLPEPALTYFPDVRSALSDRDLTAGAAPIPQSAAMVDDQPHVPVLLDRCVELLAPALTRTSPEGAGATLVDATLGAGGHSERFLTQFPELKVIGLDRDADALQIAAARLQPFGERVTLVRTRYDGIRQAVEQVADQIPGAATGVDAVLFDLGVSSMQLDRVERGFSYSADAPLDMRMDAGSDLTAAQVLNTYDERALARVLREYGEEKFAGRIASHIVRRRAVAPFTTTGELVELLYQAIPAPARRTGGHPAKRTFQALRIEVNAELDSLRLAIPAALEVLRPLGRIAVMAYQSLEDRIVKTEFAAATASRTPPGLPVELPGHGPRFVALTRGAERADDEEISRNPRSAPVRLRALEKVGGQQR, from the coding sequence ATGACGCACTCGGCGACATTCTCTGATCTGGCCACCGGCCCGCAGGCCCGTGCAGTGCGGCCTCTGCCCGAACCGGCCCTGACGTACTTCCCCGACGTCAGGTCCGCGCTCTCGGACAGGGACCTCACTGCAGGGGCCGCCCCGATCCCGCAAAGCGCAGCAATGGTGGATGACCAGCCTCATGTCCCGGTCCTTCTCGACCGCTGTGTCGAGTTGCTCGCCCCCGCCCTGACCCGGACGTCCCCCGAGGGCGCAGGCGCGACGCTCGTCGACGCCACCCTCGGCGCCGGCGGCCATTCCGAACGTTTCCTCACCCAGTTTCCCGAGTTGAAGGTCATCGGCCTCGATCGCGATGCCGATGCGCTGCAGATCGCCGCCGCCCGGCTGCAGCCGTTCGGCGAGCGTGTCACGCTGGTGCGCACCCGTTACGACGGAATCAGGCAGGCCGTCGAGCAGGTCGCCGATCAGATCCCCGGCGCCGCAACGGGGGTCGACGCGGTGCTGTTCGACCTCGGCGTCTCCTCGATGCAGCTCGACCGGGTCGAGCGAGGGTTCTCCTACTCGGCCGACGCGCCGCTTGACATGCGGATGGACGCCGGTTCGGATCTGACCGCGGCGCAGGTGCTCAACACCTACGACGAACGGGCGCTTGCGCGGGTGCTGCGAGAGTACGGCGAAGAGAAGTTCGCCGGCCGGATCGCCTCGCACATCGTGCGGCGACGCGCCGTCGCACCCTTCACTACCACCGGCGAGCTCGTCGAGCTGCTCTACCAGGCGATCCCGGCGCCGGCCCGGCGCACCGGTGGACACCCCGCCAAACGCACCTTCCAGGCGCTGCGCATCGAGGTCAACGCCGAGTTGGACTCGCTGCGGCTGGCTATCCCCGCCGCGCTGGAGGTGCTGCGTCCGCTCGGCCGGATCGCGGTGATGGCCTACCAGTCGCTGGAGGACCGGATCGTCAAGACCGAGTTCGCCGCCGCCACCGCGTCGCGCACACCGCCCGGCCTGCCCGTCGAACTTCCCGGGCACGGCCCGAGATTCGTCGCGCTGACGCGGGGCGCCGAACGTGCCGACGACGAGGAGATCAGCCGTAATCCGCGAAGCGCCCCGGTCAGGTTGCGCGCATTGGAGAAAGTCGGGGGACAGCAGAGATGA
- a CDS encoding N-acetyltransferase, which produces MAARLIDLSPGDMAHRLRDALAVYVDAMRYPRGTEDQRAAMWLEHIHRRGWKAVAAVEVLDCTDPADPSPAAPMLGIAYGYCGAPDQWWQQQVVSGLQRSGADQAHIADLMRSYFELTELHIHPRAQGRGLGEALIRRLLDGRPEQHVLLSTPEIVGEDNRAWRLYRRLGFTDVIRGYHFAGDPRAFAILGRALPL; this is translated from the coding sequence TTGGCGGCACGTCTGATCGATCTGTCGCCCGGCGATATGGCGCACCGCCTCAGAGATGCGTTGGCGGTCTATGTGGACGCGATGCGTTATCCCCGCGGCACCGAGGATCAGCGCGCGGCGATGTGGCTCGAACACATCCACCGGCGTGGATGGAAGGCGGTCGCGGCGGTCGAGGTACTCGACTGCACCGACCCGGCCGACCCCTCCCCGGCCGCGCCGATGCTCGGCATCGCCTACGGCTACTGCGGCGCCCCCGACCAGTGGTGGCAACAGCAGGTGGTGTCGGGCCTGCAGCGCAGCGGCGCCGACCAGGCACACATCGCCGATCTGATGCGCAGCTACTTCGAGCTGACCGAACTGCACATCCATCCCCGCGCGCAGGGGCGGGGTCTCGGCGAGGCCCTGATCCGGCGCCTGCTCGACGGCCGTCCCGAGCAACATGTGCTGCTGTCCACGCCGGAGATCGTCGGCGAGGACAACCGGGCCTGGCGGCTCTACCGCCGCCTGGGCTTCACCGATGTGATCCGCGGCTACCACTTCGCCGGCGATCCTCGGGCATTCGCGATCCTCGGCCGCGCGCTACCCCTTTGA
- a CDS encoding UDP-N-acetylmuramoyl-L-alanyl-D-glutamate--2,6-diaminopimelate ligase, which produces MNLRPSHPAGLAFGVLADSVAGLQVRLPAGASAVPETPVTGVTLRGQDARRGDLFAALPGARAHGGRYAADAVNRGAVAVLTDAAGLDEIAVGGGSGGALDVPVLVHPQPRTVLGELASAVYGRPSEKLRVIGVTGTSGKTTTTYLVEAGLRAAGRVAGLIGTVGVRIDGHHQPGSLTTPEAPDLQALLATMLERGVDTVVMEVSSHALSLGRVDGVSFAVGGFTNLSRDHLDFHPTMEDYFEAKARLFDPASPTHAAQSVICIDDEWGAAMAARAHRPVTVSTTGAADWSVEQLRAAAGGVQDFVAVDPAGVHHGLEIGLPGRYNVANCLLAVALLDAVGVSPDQASPGLRDATVPGRLESVHRGQQFLALVDYAHKPGALQAVLRTLRDQSEGRLAVVFGAGGNRDAGKREPMGRVAAEIADLVVVTDDNPRDEDPAAIRAAIMSGASGLRAEVVEIGDRRAAIDHAVAWARPGDVVLIAGKGHEAGQTSGGHTRPFDDRDELAAALQALGTQEVQR; this is translated from the coding sequence ATGAATCTGCGCCCCAGTCATCCCGCCGGTCTCGCCTTCGGCGTGCTGGCCGATTCGGTCGCCGGACTACAGGTGCGGCTTCCCGCCGGAGCGTCTGCGGTACCCGAGACCCCGGTCACCGGTGTGACGTTGCGGGGACAGGACGCGCGGCGCGGTGATCTGTTCGCCGCGCTGCCCGGCGCCCGCGCGCACGGCGGCCGCTACGCCGCCGACGCCGTGAATCGGGGCGCGGTCGCCGTGCTCACCGACGCCGCAGGTCTCGACGAGATCGCCGTCGGCGGTGGCTCAGGTGGCGCGCTCGACGTCCCGGTTCTAGTGCATCCGCAGCCCCGGACCGTTCTCGGCGAACTCGCGTCGGCCGTGTACGGCCGTCCCTCGGAGAAACTGCGGGTCATCGGCGTCACCGGGACCTCGGGCAAGACCACCACCACGTATCTGGTCGAGGCGGGTCTGCGTGCGGCGGGCCGCGTCGCCGGTCTGATCGGCACCGTCGGGGTGCGCATCGACGGGCACCACCAGCCCGGCAGCCTGACCACGCCGGAGGCCCCGGACCTGCAGGCGCTGCTGGCCACCATGCTCGAACGCGGGGTGGACACGGTGGTGATGGAGGTATCCAGTCACGCGCTGAGCCTCGGCCGGGTCGACGGTGTGTCCTTCGCCGTCGGCGGGTTCACCAACCTGTCCCGCGACCACCTGGACTTCCATCCGACGATGGAGGACTACTTCGAGGCCAAGGCGCGGCTGTTCGACCCGGCGTCGCCGACGCACGCCGCGCAGTCGGTGATCTGCATCGACGACGAGTGGGGCGCGGCGATGGCCGCGCGCGCGCACCGCCCGGTCACCGTCAGCACCACCGGCGCCGCGGACTGGAGCGTCGAGCAGCTCCGGGCGGCCGCGGGCGGGGTGCAGGATTTCGTCGCCGTCGACCCCGCGGGGGTGCACCACGGTCTGGAGATCGGGCTGCCGGGCCGTTACAACGTTGCCAACTGCCTGCTGGCCGTGGCGCTCCTCGACGCCGTCGGCGTGTCACCCGATCAGGCCTCCCCGGGGCTGCGCGACGCGACCGTGCCCGGCCGGCTGGAGTCGGTGCACCGTGGCCAGCAGTTCCTGGCGCTCGTGGACTACGCCCACAAGCCGGGGGCGCTGCAGGCGGTACTGCGTACGCTGCGTGACCAGAGCGAGGGTCGGCTCGCGGTGGTGTTCGGCGCCGGCGGCAACCGTGACGCGGGCAAACGCGAGCCGATGGGACGGGTGGCCGCCGAGATCGCCGACCTGGTGGTCGTCACCGACGACAACCCCCGGGACGAGGACCCCGCTGCGATCCGGGCGGCGATCATGTCCGGCGCGTCGGGTCTGCGCGCCGAGGTGGTCGAGATCGGCGACCGGCGGGCCGCGATCGACCACGCGGTGGCGTGGGCCCGGCCCGGCGACGTCGTGCTGATCGCCGGTAAGGGGCATGAGGCCGGGCAGACCAGCGGCGGGCACACGCGGCCGTTCGACGACCGTGACGAGCTTGCGGCGGCGCTGCAGGCGTTGGGCACGCAGGAGGTGCAGCGGTGA
- the murF gene encoding UDP-N-acetylmuramoyl-tripeptide--D-alanyl-D-alanine ligase, with product MIELSVARIAEIVGGRLADVSAEDAAATTVTGTVEFDSRAVTPGGLFLALPGARTDGHDFAADAIAAGAVAVLAARPVGVPAIVVDPVRPDPAAGGTAGVLEHDVDGSGAAVLAALARLAAAVAAELVAGGLKIIGITGSSGKTSTKDLIAAVLSGLGEVVAPPGSFNNELGHPWTVLRAGRSTDFLVLEMSARHPGNIAALARIARPSIAAVLNVGTAHLGEFGSREIIAATKSELPQSVPKSGVVILNADDPLVAAMVDKTAARVVRVGRGADALDLRADGVTLDPLARPSFTLHAGGKQVPVTLAVHGDHQVSNALCAAAVALECGATLDQVAEALAAAGPVSRHRMQVSTRADGVTIINDAYNANPESMSAGLKALAWMSRGDEGRSWAVLGEMAELGDDSITEHDRIGRLAVRLDVSRLIVVGSGRPMSAMLHGAVMEGSWGSEATPVPDTDAALELLRAELRPGDVVLVKASNSAGLGGLADALAADIARDGDR from the coding sequence GTGATAGAGCTCTCTGTGGCCCGGATCGCCGAGATCGTGGGCGGCCGCCTGGCCGACGTCTCCGCCGAGGACGCCGCGGCGACCACCGTCACCGGCACCGTCGAGTTCGATTCCCGCGCCGTGACACCGGGCGGCCTGTTCCTGGCACTGCCGGGAGCCCGCACCGACGGTCACGACTTCGCCGCCGACGCGATCGCCGCCGGTGCCGTCGCGGTGCTGGCGGCACGCCCCGTCGGCGTGCCCGCGATCGTGGTCGACCCGGTGCGCCCGGATCCCGCGGCCGGCGGCACCGCCGGCGTGCTCGAGCACGACGTCGACGGCTCCGGGGCCGCGGTGCTGGCCGCGCTGGCCCGGCTGGCCGCCGCCGTCGCGGCCGAGCTGGTCGCAGGCGGGCTGAAGATCATCGGCATCACCGGCTCGTCGGGGAAGACCTCGACCAAAGACCTGATCGCCGCGGTGCTGTCTGGACTGGGTGAGGTGGTCGCCCCGCCCGGCTCGTTCAACAACGAACTCGGACACCCGTGGACGGTGCTGCGAGCCGGCCGCTCGACCGATTTCCTGGTGCTGGAGATGTCGGCGCGCCACCCGGGCAACATCGCCGCGCTGGCCCGCATCGCGCGGCCGTCGATCGCCGCGGTGCTCAACGTCGGCACCGCCCATCTGGGCGAGTTCGGTTCGCGTGAGATCATCGCGGCGACGAAATCCGAACTACCGCAATCTGTTCCGAAGTCCGGTGTGGTGATCCTGAACGCCGACGATCCTCTCGTGGCCGCGATGGTGGACAAGACCGCCGCGCGCGTGGTGCGGGTGGGCCGCGGCGCCGACGCGCTCGATCTGCGCGCCGACGGTGTCACCCTCGACCCGCTGGCCCGTCCCAGCTTCACCCTGCACGCCGGTGGCAAACAGGTGCCCGTCACCCTCGCGGTGCACGGCGACCACCAGGTGTCCAACGCGCTGTGCGCGGCCGCGGTCGCGCTCGAGTGCGGCGCGACGCTCGACCAGGTGGCCGAGGCGCTCGCCGCGGCCGGGCCCGTGTCCCGGCACCGGATGCAGGTGAGCACCCGCGCCGACGGCGTCACGATCATCAACGACGCCTACAACGCCAACCCGGAATCGATGAGCGCCGGGCTCAAAGCTCTGGCATGGATGAGCCGGGGCGACGAAGGCCGCAGCTGGGCGGTGCTCGGCGAGATGGCCGAGCTCGGTGACGACTCGATTACCGAGCATGACCGCATCGGCCGGCTGGCGGTGCGCTTAGATGTCTCTCGACTCATCGTCGTCGGATCCGGGAGGCCTATGAGCGCCATGCTGCACGGGGCGGTCATGGAGGGATCGTGGGGCTCCGAGGCGACCCCGGTGCCCGACACCGACGCCGCGCTGGAGCTGCTGCGGGCCGAGCTGCGGCCCGGCGACGTGGTGCTGGTGAAGGCGTCCAACTCCGCCGGCCTGGGTGGGCTGGCCGACGCGCTGGCCGCCGACATCGCCCGCGATGGTGATCGATGA
- the murD gene encoding UDP-N-acetylmuramoyl-L-alanine--D-glutamate ligase yields the protein MKPISPGAAVLVVGAGITGRAVLAALTPLGARATLTDDSPNALTASAQRGVEVLDPANAVDRIADFDLVVVSPGIPPTAPIPVAAAAGGVPVWGDVELAWRLDRSGRFGPPRQWLVVTGTNGKTTTTSMLHEMLEAAGRRAVLCGNIGDPVLSQLDRPADVLAIELSSFQLHWAPSLRPEAGVVLNVAEDHLDWHGSMAAYTADKARALTGRVAVAGLDDAVAAGLLADAPAPVKAGFRLGEPGPGELGVRDGMLVDNAFGDAVALADVGTIPVAAPVGVLDALGAAALARAVDVPAAAIAAALASFRVGRHRAEVVGVADGITYVDDSKATNPHAAQASITAFPRVVWVAGGLLKGASVDELVAATVDRLAGVVLIGQDRAVVGDALSRHAPDVPVVEVVTGEDSVMLEKDEAGVTRVTRVAPGADQSPADALMAAVVDAARSLARPGDTVLLAPAGASFDQFTGYGHRGDAFAAAVRSATR from the coding sequence ATGAAGCCGATCTCACCCGGAGCGGCCGTACTGGTCGTCGGAGCCGGGATCACCGGACGTGCGGTGCTGGCCGCACTGACGCCTCTCGGGGCCCGCGCGACACTCACCGACGACAGCCCGAACGCGCTGACCGCGTCCGCGCAGCGTGGCGTCGAGGTGCTCGACCCGGCCAATGCGGTCGACCGGATCGCTGACTTCGACCTCGTTGTCGTCAGCCCCGGCATTCCGCCGACCGCGCCGATTCCCGTCGCCGCGGCCGCCGGGGGCGTGCCGGTGTGGGGAGACGTCGAGCTGGCCTGGCGGCTGGACCGGTCCGGCCGGTTCGGGCCGCCGAGACAGTGGCTGGTGGTGACCGGCACCAACGGCAAGACCACGACGACCTCGATGCTGCACGAAATGCTCGAGGCCGCGGGCCGGCGGGCGGTGCTGTGCGGCAACATCGGCGACCCGGTGCTCTCGCAACTGGACCGGCCTGCCGATGTGCTGGCCATCGAGCTGTCCAGTTTCCAGCTGCACTGGGCCCCGTCCCTGCGGCCCGAGGCCGGCGTGGTGCTCAACGTCGCCGAGGATCACCTGGACTGGCACGGCTCGATGGCCGCCTATACGGCCGACAAGGCTCGTGCGCTCACCGGCCGGGTGGCCGTGGCAGGCCTCGACGACGCGGTCGCCGCGGGCCTGCTGGCCGACGCGCCGGCGCCGGTGAAGGCCGGGTTCCGGCTGGGGGAGCCCGGTCCGGGGGAGCTCGGGGTCCGTGACGGCATGCTGGTCGACAACGCCTTCGGCGACGCCGTGGCGCTCGCCGATGTCGGCACGATTCCGGTCGCCGCCCCGGTCGGAGTGCTCGACGCGCTCGGCGCGGCTGCTCTGGCCAGGGCGGTCGATGTCCCGGCCGCCGCGATCGCCGCGGCACTGGCGTCGTTCCGGGTGGGTAGGCACCGCGCCGAGGTCGTCGGCGTCGCCGACGGCATCACGTACGTCGATGACTCCAAGGCCACCAATCCGCACGCCGCACAGGCCTCGATCACCGCGTTCCCGCGGGTGGTGTGGGTGGCCGGCGGCCTGCTCAAGGGTGCGTCCGTCGACGAACTGGTGGCCGCGACCGTCGATCGGCTGGCCGGTGTCGTGCTGATCGGGCAGGACCGCGCCGTCGTCGGCGACGCGTTATCGCGACACGCACCGGATGTCCCCGTGGTCGAGGTTGTGACGGGGGAGGATTCTGTGATGCTTGAGAAAGATGAGGCGGGTGTTACTCGTGTGACTCGAGTGGCCCCGGGCGCGGATCAATCGCCGGCCGACGCGCTGATGGCGGCCGTGGTCGACGCCGCGCGGAGCCTGGCCAGGCCCGGCGACACGGTGCTGCTCGCGCCGGCGGGAGCATCGTTCGACCAGTTCACCGGCTACGGCCACCGCGGCGACGCGTTCGCCGCCGCGGTCCGCTCAGCGACCCGGTAA
- the mraY gene encoding phospho-N-acetylmuramoyl-pentapeptide-transferase encodes MRQILISVAIALAVSILLTPVLIRLFTRQGFGHEIREDGPPSHHKKRGTPSMGGVAILAGMWASYLGTHLVGVVMDGKGPSASGLLVLGLATALGVVGFLDDLIKLRRARNLGLNKTAKTVGILVAAVLFGVLALQFRNADGLTPGSAELSYVREIATVTLAPAVFVLFCVVVVSAWSNAVNFTDGLDGLAAGAMAMVCAAYVLITFWQFRNACATSPGVGCYNVRDPLDLAIIAAATAGACIGFLWWNAAPAKIFMGDTGSLALGGIIAGLSVTSRTEMLAVVLGALFVAEVTSVVVQILAFRTTGRRVFRMAPFHHHFELVGWAETTVIIRFWLLTAIACGLGVALFYSEWLTTVGA; translated from the coding sequence ATGAGACAGATACTCATCTCCGTCGCGATCGCGCTGGCGGTGTCGATCCTGCTGACCCCGGTGCTGATCCGGCTGTTCACCCGGCAGGGATTCGGCCACGAGATCCGCGAGGACGGCCCGCCCAGCCACCACAAGAAGCGCGGCACCCCGTCGATGGGCGGCGTCGCGATCCTGGCCGGCATGTGGGCGAGCTACCTGGGCACCCACCTGGTCGGAGTGGTCATGGACGGCAAGGGCCCGTCGGCGTCGGGCCTGCTGGTCCTCGGGCTGGCCACCGCGCTGGGTGTCGTCGGCTTCCTCGACGATCTGATCAAACTGCGGCGCGCCCGCAACCTGGGGCTGAACAAGACCGCCAAGACCGTGGGCATCCTCGTCGCCGCCGTGCTGTTCGGCGTGCTCGCGCTGCAGTTCCGCAATGCCGACGGGCTGACCCCGGGCAGCGCCGAACTGTCCTACGTCCGCGAGATCGCCACCGTGACGCTCGCGCCCGCGGTGTTCGTGCTGTTCTGCGTCGTCGTGGTCAGCGCCTGGTCCAACGCGGTCAACTTCACCGACGGCCTCGACGGTCTGGCCGCCGGCGCGATGGCGATGGTGTGCGCGGCCTACGTGCTCATCACGTTCTGGCAGTTCCGCAACGCGTGCGCCACCAGCCCCGGCGTCGGGTGCTACAACGTGCGCGATCCGCTGGACCTCGCGATCATCGCGGCCGCCACCGCCGGCGCCTGCATCGGATTTCTGTGGTGGAACGCAGCGCCGGCGAAGATCTTCATGGGGGACACCGGCTCGCTGGCGCTCGGCGGCATCATCGCGGGCCTGTCGGTGACCAGCCGCACCGAGATGCTGGCCGTGGTGCTGGGTGCGCTGTTCGTCGCCGAGGTGACCTCGGTGGTCGTGCAGATCCTCGCGTTCCGCACGACGGGGCGCCGGGTGTTCCGGATGGCGCCGTTCCACCACCACTTCGAGTTGGTGGGCTGGGCCGAGACCACCGTGATCATCCGGTTCTGGCTGCTCACCGCCATCGCCTGCGGGCTGGGCGTGGCGCTGTTCTACAGCGAGTGGCTGACCACCGTCGGAGCCTGA
- a CDS encoding division/cell wall cluster transcriptional repressor MraZ produces MFFGTYTPKLDDKGRLTLPAKFRDALAGGLMVTKSQDHSLAVHPRAEFEEMIADISSRAKRGNPQARAYLRNLAASTDEQYPDSQGRITLSAEHRRYANLTKECVVTGSIGFLEIWDAQAWQEYQELHEENFSAASDDALGDIL; encoded by the coding sequence ATGTTCTTCGGCACCTACACGCCAAAGCTCGATGACAAGGGGCGACTGACGTTGCCCGCCAAATTCCGCGACGCGCTGGCAGGAGGGTTGATGGTCACCAAGAGCCAAGATCACAGCCTGGCTGTTCACCCGAGGGCCGAGTTCGAGGAGATGATCGCCGACATCTCGAGCCGGGCCAAGCGCGGCAACCCCCAGGCTCGCGCATACCTGCGCAACCTGGCCGCGAGTACCGATGAGCAGTATCCGGATTCACAAGGCCGTATCACGCTGTCCGCTGAACATCGCCGCTACGCGAACCTGACCAAGGAGTGTGTGGTGACGGGTTCGATCGGGTTCCTGGAGATCTGGGACGCCCAGGCGTGGCAGGAATACCAGGAGCTTCACGAAGAGAACTTCTCCGCGGCCAGCGATGACGCACTCGGCGACATTCTCTGA
- a CDS encoding DUF3040 domain-containing protein: MPLSDHEQRMLDQIESALYAEDPKFASSVRGGTLRAPSTRRRLQGAALFVVGLAMLVSGVAFKATMIGSFPILSVIGFIVMFGGVVFAITGPRVGKGDRLPHDSGPAARQKRVKGGGGSFTSRMEDRFRRRFDE; this comes from the coding sequence ATGCCACTCTCCGATCATGAGCAGCGCATGCTCGACCAGATCGAGAGCGCGCTCTATGCCGAGGACCCGAAGTTCGCGTCCAGCGTTCGCGGCGGCACACTGCGCGCGCCCTCGACCAGGCGCCGTTTGCAGGGCGCCGCGCTCTTCGTCGTCGGTCTCGCGATGCTGGTGTCCGGCGTCGCGTTCAAGGCCACGATGATCGGCAGCTTCCCGATTCTGTCGGTGATCGGCTTCATCGTGATGTTCGGTGGGGTCGTCTTCGCGATCACCGGGCCGCGGGTCGGCAAGGGTGACCGGCTGCCCCACGACAGCGGGCCGGCGGCGCGTCAGAAGCGCGTCAAGGGTGGCGGCGGCTCGTTCACCAGCCGTATGGAAGACCGCTTCCGTCGGCGCTTCGACGAGTAA
- a CDS encoding penicillin-binding protein 2: protein MSRDKRRARAATPAKTPGKTLATAPNQERSARSRRTRQATPQSGLRSASFVFRHRTGNAVIFLLLVVAAAQLFTLQVPRAEGLRAEAAGQLKVTDIDPAVRGSIVDRNGDKLAFTIEARALTFQPVRVRKQLEEAFAKNEELKSSDAPDPQARLKDIAEAVSSRLGGKPDTATVLKKLRSNETFVYLARAVDPAITDAITTEFPEVGSERQDMRQYPGGVLAANIIGGIDWDGHGLLGLEDSLDSVLAGTDGSVTYDRGSDGVVIPGSYRNRHDAVNGSTVTLTIDDDIQFHVQQQVQLAKDASGAKNASAVVLDAKTGEVLAMSNDNTFNPAQDLSRQQERQLGNLPVSSPFEPGSVNKMITAAAVIENGLTNPDEVLQVPGSINMGGVTVRDAWEHGVMPYTTTGVFGKSSNVGTLMLAQRLGPERFAEMLEMFGLGQRTGVGLPGESAGLVPPIDQWSGSTFSNLPIGQGLSMTLLQMTGIYQTIANDGVRVPPRIIKNTVAPDGTRTEEPRPDGIRVVSAQTARTVRDMFRSVVQRDPRGVQQGTGPQAAVEGYQIAGKTGTAQQINPACGCYYDDVYWITFAGMAPADDPRYVIGVMLDAPHRAADGSPGSSAAPLFHNIASWLLQRENVPLSPDPGAPLTLQAG, encoded by the coding sequence GTGAGTCGCGACAAGCGCCGCGCCCGCGCGGCGACGCCCGCCAAGACGCCGGGAAAGACGCTCGCCACGGCGCCGAATCAGGAACGCTCGGCCCGGTCCCGGCGCACCCGCCAGGCCACGCCCCAGAGCGGTTTGCGCAGTGCGTCTTTCGTGTTCCGGCACCGCACCGGAAACGCCGTGATCTTCCTGCTGCTGGTCGTCGCGGCCGCGCAGCTGTTCACACTGCAGGTGCCACGCGCCGAAGGGCTGCGCGCCGAGGCGGCGGGCCAGCTCAAGGTCACCGATATCGACCCGGCGGTGCGCGGCTCCATCGTCGACCGCAACGGCGACAAGCTCGCCTTCACGATCGAAGCCAGGGCGCTGACCTTCCAGCCGGTCCGAGTGCGCAAGCAGCTGGAGGAGGCGTTCGCCAAGAACGAGGAGCTGAAGTCCTCGGACGCGCCCGACCCGCAGGCCCGGCTGAAGGACATCGCCGAGGCGGTGTCCTCCCGGCTCGGCGGCAAGCCCGACACCGCAACCGTGTTGAAGAAGCTCCGCAGCAACGAGACGTTCGTGTACCTCGCCCGTGCGGTCGACCCGGCGATTACCGACGCGATCACCACCGAGTTCCCCGAGGTCGGCTCCGAACGCCAGGACATGCGCCAGTACCCCGGCGGGGTGCTGGCGGCCAACATCATCGGGGGCATCGACTGGGACGGGCACGGTCTGCTGGGTCTGGAGGACTCGCTGGACTCGGTGCTCGCAGGCACCGACGGTTCGGTGACCTACGACCGCGGTTCCGACGGCGTCGTCATCCCCGGCAGCTACCGCAACCGCCACGACGCGGTCAACGGGTCCACGGTCACCCTCACCATCGACGACGACATCCAGTTCCACGTGCAGCAACAGGTGCAGCTCGCCAAGGACGCCTCCGGCGCCAAGAATGCGTCGGCCGTCGTGCTCGACGCGAAAACCGGTGAGGTGCTGGCGATGTCGAACGACAACACCTTCAACCCGGCACAGGATCTGAGCCGTCAGCAGGAACGGCAGCTGGGTAACCTGCCGGTGTCCTCGCCGTTCGAACCGGGTTCGGTGAACAAGATGATCACCGCGGCGGCGGTGATCGAGAACGGTCTCACCAACCCCGACGAGGTCCTGCAGGTGCCGGGCTCGATCAACATGGGCGGGGTGACGGTCCGCGACGCGTGGGAGCACGGCGTCATGCCCTACACCACCACCGGCGTGTTCGGTAAGTCCTCCAACGTCGGCACGCTGATGCTGGCCCAGCGCCTCGGGCCGGAGCGCTTCGCCGAGATGCTGGAGATGTTCGGGCTCGGGCAGCGCACCGGGGTCGGTCTGCCCGGCGAGAGCGCCGGTCTGGTGCCGCCCATCGACCAGTGGTCCGGCAGCACGTTCTCGAATCTGCCCATCGGACAGGGGTTGTCGATGACTCTGCTGCAGATGACGGGCATCTATCAGACCATCGCCAACGACGGTGTCCGCGTACCGCCGCGCATCATCAAGAACACCGTCGCACCGGACGGCACCCGCACCGAGGAACCGCGCCCCGACGGTATCCGGGTGGTCTCGGCCCAGACCGCGCGCACGGTGCGCGACATGTTCCGGTCGGTGGTGCAGCGCGACCCCCGCGGCGTCCAGCAGGGCACCGGCCCGCAGGCCGCCGTCGAGGGCTACCAGATCGCCGGAAAGACCGGCACCGCCCAGCAGATCAACCCCGCGTGCGGCTGCTACTACGACGACGTCTACTGGATCACTTTCGCCGGCATGGCGCCCGCCGACGATCCGCGCTACGTCATCGGCGTCATGCTGGACGCCCCCCACCGCGCCGCGGACGGATCGCCCGGCTCGTCGGCGGCTCCGCTGTTCCACAACATCGCGTCCTGGCTGCTGCAGCGGGAGAACGTGCCGCTGTCCCCGGACCCCGGTGCGCCGCTCACGCTGCAGGCGGGCTGA